The genomic DNA GCCGCGCGTGCGCCACCAGCCGCTCCATGGTGACATCGCCAATGCCCCGCGCGGGCACGTTGATGATGCGCAGGAGCGACGTCTCGTCCCGGGGATTGGCGATGAGCTTGAAGTAGGCGACGACGTCCTTCACCTCGCGCCGGTCGAAGAACTCGCTGCCCGACAGCACCTCGTAGCGCAGGTTCTTCTCGCGCAGCGCCTCCTCCACCGGGTGCGCCTGGCCATTGACGCGGTAGAGCACGGCGATCTCATCCGGGGGAATGCCCCCCGCCACGAGCCGGGAAATCTCCTGCGCCACGTAGCGCGCCTCGTCCTCCTCCGTGGGCGCCGACACCACCTGGATGCGCTGGCCCCCCTTGCGCTCGCTCCACATCTGCTTGGCCTTGCGCTCGGGATTCTGGGCGATGACGGCGTTGGCCGCGTCCAGCACCACCTGCGTGGAGCGGTAGTTCTGCTCGAGCCGCACTTCCTTCCCACCCGGGAAGTACTTGTCGTAGCTCAGGATGTTGCGCACCTCCGCGCCCCGCCAGCTGTAGATGCACTGGTCGTCGTCCCCCACCGCGCACACGTTGCGCGTCTCGCCACTGGCCAGCAGCTTGAGCAGATCCAGCTGGGCCTGGTTGGTGTCCTGGAACTCGTCCACCAGGATGTAGCGGAAGCGCGAGGTGTACTTGCGCCGCAGGTCCTCGTGCTCGCGCAGCAGCCGCGAGGGCAGGATGAGCAGATCATCGAAGTCCACCGAGCCCTGCGCCTTGAGCGACAGCTGGTAGGCCTCGTAGACCATGTGGGCGATGAGATCGTAGTCGTCCCCCAGCCCCTCGCCGAGCGGCTCGGGCGTCTTGCCCGCGTTCTTCGCCTTGGAGATGAGGCCGAGCACCTTGCGCGGATCGAACTCGCGATCATCGATCCGCCGCTCGCGCATGGCCCGCTTGATGATGGCCGCCTGGTCCCCCTGGTCCGCGATGGAGAACTTCTTGGGCCACCCCAGCCGGTAGATGTCCTCGCGCAGCATCTCCGCGCCAAAGGCATGGAAGGTACACACCAGGACGTTCTGGGCGCGGGGCCCGGCCATGTGGACCAGGCGCTCCTTCATCTCCGAGGCGGCCTTGTTGGTGAAGGTGACCGCGAGGATGTTGCGAGCCAGCAGCCCGTTGGGCCGCTTGTCGAGCAGGTGGACGATGCGGTGGGTGATGACGCGGGTCTTGCCACTGCCAGCGCCGGCCAGCACCAGCAAGGGGCCCTCGGTGGTGACCACGGCTTCACGCTGCGGGGGATTGAGCTTCGAGAGGTCCATTGCGCGCGGAACGGGGATACCCTTTGATTCTCCCGTGCGCGACTATTTCCCACTCCGCCCCCTGGCCCTTCTCGCGTTCTTGACAGGCGCCGCCTGCACGGACGGTGGAAAGCCAACACCTCCGGTCGCGGAAGACGCTTCCCGGGCTCCCGCGCCCTTTCCCTGCGCCCACTTCGAGCAACTCCAGGGCTTCCTGCCCCAGAGCGTGGAAGGCCTGCCGCGCACCCGGGACGCGGGCTCCACCGGCCGCTATGGCGACGTGTCCGTGAGCGAGGCCGAGCGCAGCTTCATGCTCGGAGAGGAGCGCGAGGTGAAGGTGCGCATCGTGGACACGTCCCTGTCGAGGAAGCTGGGGCAGGCCATCCTCGCCGCGGCCAATGGGGCGCAGAGCCGGGCCCTGAATGATCCCACCGCCCCCATTTTCTGGAAGGACAAGGAGGCGGTGGGCTTCGTACGCTACGACGCGGCGAACGGGCTGGCCGAGGCCAGCCTGTTGGTGGGCAACCGGTATGTGGTGGCGGTGAGCAGCCGAGGTTTTCCGGGCACCGTGGAGGTGCGCCGGGTGGCGCGTGGACTCGACCTGGCGGCGCTGGCGCGGTTGGACCGGCCCACCGGGAACGCGGGCGTGCAATGAAAGGAGCATCCGTGGCGAAGGACAGAGGGGCGCGCACGAGCGCACCCAACGCGCAGGAGGAAGCTCAGGCGCGCGAGGAAGTGGCCGCCATGAACAAGCGCGCGTTCCTGGACCAGTACCAGCAACTCGCCCGGAGCTACACGGCGGATCCCGGCAATCCGGGCTCCTACGCCTGCGAGGGCTGTGAGCGATGCGCCAACTGCATGTTCTGCCGCGACTGCGACAGCTGCTACCAGTGCACCCACTGCACCCGCTGCGAGCTGTGCAACAACTGCTCGCACTGCGTGGAGTGCAAGCAGTGCCACCACTGCGCCTACTGCGTGCAGAGCGAGAACTGCACCGGCAGTGCCTACGTGGTGCTCTGCCGCAACCTGTCCGACTGCAACTACTGCTTCGGGTGCGTGGGCCTGTCCAAGAAGGACTTCCACATCCTCAACGTGCCCTTCCCTCGCACCGAGTACTTCAAGCAGGTCAAGCGGCTGCGCGCGGAGCTGGGCATCTGAATTAGAGGACGCGGACGAAGAACGCCTTGAGGTACTCGGTCTCCGGCAGGCCACCGAGTACCGGGTGATCCAACCCCGCCCCCCGGCGCTCCAATATCTGCACCGGCCGCTTCGCATCCGCGGCGGCCGACAGCACCATCTCCTCGAACTCCTCGCGCCCGAGCTTGCCCGAGCACGAGCAGGTGACGAGCAGCCCCTCGGGGCGCAGGCACTTGATGGCGCGCAGGTTGAGCTCATGGTACGCGCGCAGCGCCGTGGCCAGCCCCTCGCGCCGCTTGGCGAGCCCCGGTGGATCCACCACCACCGTGTCGAAGCGCTGGCTGGACTCGGAGTAGCGGCGCAGCACGTCGAAGGCGTTCGCGTTCTCCACCGTCACGTTGGAGCGCCCGTTGCGCGCGGCGTTCTCCCGGGCCCGCGCGGCGGCCGTGGCGTCCTGCTCCACCGCCACCACCGAGTCGCACGAGCGGCTGAGCGCCAGCGCGAATCCGCCGTGGTAGCTGAAGAGGTCCAACGCGGCCCCACGCGCCAGCTCGCCCGCGCGCAGGTGATTGTCCACCTGGTCCAGGAAGGCGCCCGTCTTCATGTCGCCCAGCAGGTTCACCTCGAAGAGGTTCTCCCCCTCGTGGTAGCCGAAGCGCGCATCGCCCTCGCCGTGCAGCAGCCGCACCTCGCGCGGCAGTCCCTCGAAGTCGCGCCCCGAGGCATCGTCCCGGCACACCACGTGGGTCGCCCCCGTGAGGCTCGCCAGGGTGCGCGCCACCCACTCCTTGCGCGCGTCCATGCCCTCGGAGAGCGTCTGCACCGACAGCCCCGCGCCATACCGGTCCACGAAGAGCCCGGGCAGCAGATCCGCCTCGCCATGCACCAGCCGCAGACCATCGCGCTGGCGCAGGAAGGAGCGCCGCGCGAGCGACGCCTCCAGACGCTGGCGCAGGAAGGCCTCGTCCACCTTCTCTTCCGCGGGCCCCTTGCGCGTGAGCAGCCGCAGCGCGAGCGGCGAGTGCTGCGCGTAGAAGGCCTGGCCCACGGGATTGCCCTGGGGGTCCACCACGGAGACCACCGCGCCCCGCTCCTGCGTGTCGGGCAGCTCCAGCAGCTCGGTGCGGTACACCCAGGGGTGGCCCCGGCGCAGGGACTTGGCGCCCTTGAGGCTCACCCGGACGAGCGGAAGCGAGGAGGAGGCACGAGGCATGGTCACTCCAGGCCCCGGGCGGCCAGCTCCTGGTCGTCCTCGCCCCGCAGATGCCCCACCTCGTGAAGCAGCGTCACCTTGATTTGTTCCCGTAATTCCTCCCGAGTGCGCACCGCGCGGGCGAGGTTGAGCCGATAGAGCGCCACTGAACGGCAGGGCGTCTCCGTACCATCACACGGCTCGCTCAGGGGCGGGCCGCGAAAAATGCCGAGAATGGTGGGCGACAGGGGGGGCTCGCCCGAGAGCAGATCATCGTCCGCCGGCAGCGCCTCGGCACGCACCGGCACCCCGGTGAGATCCCGGCGCATGTCCTCGGGAAGGGCCGCCACCGCCCGCGCCACCTCCTCGCGGAACTCCGCCTCGGAGGGCATCGGCGGCTCGGGAAAGTCCTGGGGCGAGAGCACTCGCGCCTTGTCGAAGTGCGATCGTGCCCGCGGCCACTTTCCCTCGCGCTCCAGCAGCAGGCCCAGGTGGTAGTGCGCGTGAGCACCCCGGGCCGCGTCGTCCACCAGGCGGGTGAAGGCCGCGCGCGCCTCGGCGAAACGGCACAGCTCGAAGAGCGCCAGGGCCTTCTCGTAGGAGGCCTCGGCATCATCCGGATGGCGCGCGAGCACGAGCTGGGCCCGCTGGAGCGCTTCCCGGGACTGGCCCAGATCGTTCAACGCGATGGCCGACACCAGGGCGAAGCGGGGCAGCATCTCCGGCGACACCTCGGCCTGGGACAACCCCCGCTCGGCATAGAGCGCGCCCAGCTCGTCGTACTCGCGCAGGGAGGGAAGCTGTACGGCATAGAGGTGCGCCGCGCCGAGCAACGCGTCCGGGTGGCCAGGCTCGAGCGCCAGCGCCCGCGCATAGGCCACCTGCGCCTCCGCCGTGCGCTCCAGCGCGGCCAGGGCCTCACCCCGCGCCGCGTGCGCGGAGGCCGAGTCCGGCGCCAGCGCGGACGCCTGGGCGGCACAGGCGAGCGCGTCCAGGGACTGGCCCTCGTCGAGGTAGAGCAGGGCCGCGTCGAGCGGCGCCTGGCCCCGCGCCTTGCACGGCGACAAGGGAGCGGGGGCGGGAGGCGCCGCGGGCGTGGCGGCCGGAACGGGCGCCACCTCGGCCACGGGCGGCGCCGCCGGGGCGGGCGTCCGCTGACAGGCACCAAGAAGCAGGAAGCAGAGGGCGAACGAACCGCGCCGGAGCATGAGGAGGCGCAGGCTACGGCATCCCCCCGAACCCGGGAAGAGCCGTGGTGCCTAGCCGCCTGCTCTCCGCTACATCTCCGAGGGAACGCAGGTGGACCGGCCGCCGTTCACCCGCACGTGGCGGCAGGTATGGAGGCTGCGCGGCACGGGCAGCTCATAGATGTACTGCAACACGTCCATGCTGCCGGACAGTTGCGTCTGGCTGGCCTGCTCCCGGTTGGGGCCGGGCTCGAAGAAGAGCGTGCTGTACTTCACCTGGCCCGTCTTCGACACCTGGATGGACATGGAAGGATCCGGCGGCGGAGCCACCACGTCGCGCTCCTGGAAGCGGGAGAACGTGTTGTTGGACGGGTTGGAGAAGCCCGCCGCGCAATTGGGCGCACCCGAGATGAAGTCACCCTGGAAGAGCCGCGCCTTGCTCGTGAAGGAGCCGGAGCACGCCGCGGACTGGCGAGGGTTGGTGGACACGACCGGGGTCGAGTACATGGAGTTCCACACGGCGCAGCTCGCGAGCACCGACGAGCCGCTGGCCGTCTTGTGCGACAGCCCGTCGTACTCATAGAACCAGCCGTAATCGTCCGAACCCGCGAACGGCTTGGTGGCGTCGCACGTGGTGCTACCGGAGGCACACGTGCAGGCCCCCCCGAGCGTGCACGTGACATCCGTCACGTTGACGAGGTCTCCCGAGCCCTTCACCCCGCCCCGGTCCGACAGACGCCGGCTGTCGAACTGGGCCGCATGGTTGGACGAGGGCTTGCCGGGATTCTCGTCGAACATGCGATTGGCGGTGCCGCCATAGGCCCACAGGCCGAAGAAGCGGTTCTTTCCGAGCGAGTTCGCGGTCACCGACGCCTTCACGTCCACATCCCCCATGAACAGGGTGTTGCCCGCGTCCTTCACGCGGCAGTCGAAGACGCCCGTCCCGCCCTGTCCGCACTGCACGCTGGTGCGCGCGAACTCGTAGTTGTCCGTGCCCGAGGTCGGCCGGGCGCAGACGTTGGCCTTGCGCTCCGCGAACGACGCCTTGATGAAGCTCGAGTTCGTCGCGGAGCCGCAGTAGTCGTACCCGCTGGAGGTGTTGAACGTCCGGGTCGTGCCGCCGCTGTAGACACGGTCTCCCCAGTTGCTCGTCACCTGGTAGAGGTCCGTGTCGTTGCGCGTGACCTTGTAGTCCACCTGCGTCTGGCCACACCCGAGCTTCGAGCAGGACTCCGGGTTGTCGAAGCGGCAGGTCCCCACCCCCTCATCCAGGATGGAGTAGCGGTTGCCCGTCCCCACGAAGGCGCGCAGGGCCTTGTTGTCCAACTGGAGGGCGAGCTCCGCCGTGTAGAAGAAGGGAGCACGGTTGCGGATGTCCTCCGACGACCTCGGAGCCGTGTCCTGACGGTCCATGGAGAACGCCCGGCCACCACTCCAGTTCTCCACCAGGCCCGACGCGCCAATGACGCCCGGCTCGAAGAAGCGCAACGTCCACAACTGGCCCCCCAGGTCACCCACCACCGCGGTGTCCGCGAAGCCATCGAAGCGGGGCCTGTCGTTGGAGCCGTAGTCCGTCATCTGCACCGGCGACACGAAGCCATACCGCATGTACTCGCGCGGCGCGTTGCCGTCGTTCATGGTCGACGTCGGGGAGTACTCCCACTTCCAGAGGAGGTTGTCCTTGCGGCTGTCCACCTTGCCGTTCCAGACATCCACCATGTAGATGCCGCGGCCCTTCTCCCCACCGGGAGACCAGCCACCGGACAGCATCGTCACCCACCGCTCCGAGGACTTCTTGCCGGGCTCACGCTCGATGCCGGTCGTCGACGCCAACAACACGGGGCCAATGGGCGGCGCCTTGCCACTCAAGCTGAAGAGCGTCTTGCCAAACACCATCGCCTCGTCCGTGCAGGGCTGCGGGAACATCCACCGGAAGGCCGGTGCGGCCGCCGCGCCCCGCTCCCCGGACTCCCACCGCAGATCCAGGGCGAAGTAGTGCGTTCCACCGCGGCCCTCGGCCACCACCGCCACGGTGTGGAACTCCCGGGCGGACTTCTCGCCATTGCCGTCCTCGTCCACCCAGATGTCGCGGACCATGATGTCGCCGTCGACGTAGTAGGCATGGCCCTGGAGCATGTCCTGCAGGCGAGGCAGCAGGTCCGACGGGATGAAGGCCCACGCCTCCTCACCGGCATTGGTGCTGTTGGCCGGGTAGGTGATGTTGCACGAGGCGTCTTCCTGACCCGTGCCATCGCGGAAGGCATGCAACATGCCGTCGTTGGCGCCCACGAGGATGAGGCGCTGCCGCATGCGCTGGCGGTACTGGTAGGCGTCATAGGCGTCCACGTCCCGCGTGCCGGACGCGCAACCGTTCAACGTGATGGTCGTCGGCTCCAGAGGCGTGGCGATGGTTCCACCCAGTTGCTCCGTGGTGGCATAGAGCGTGCGCACGCACTGGTTGCTCACGCCCAGCTCGCACAGGAACTTGTCCGAGGGCGGGTTCACCAGCACGGGCGTGGAGTGGAAGATGTCACCCAGCACGGACTCACGAATCTCGGAGCGCAGCCCGTCTCCGTCCTCGTCGAACAGGTCCTGACCGCGCACGTACTGGATGACCAGGGCCGTGCACAGCTTGTCGAATTCATCCCGCGTCGACGGCGAATCGGCCACCACGCCCGCGCGCGCGGTGTTCATCAACTGCGCCGCCTGGGCGACCGTCAGCTTCATCTTGTCCAGGATGAGCCCCGGCTTGTAGCTGGTGCCCGAGCCACTGGGACACAGCGGCGCTCCCGTCACGGCCACGTACTGACGGAGTTCATCGATGTTCTGGAGGTTGAATTCGACGAGCGCGTCGTCCTGGTTGATCAACCCATCCTTCCCGCTGCCCTTGATCCGCCCGTTGTCCGTCACCGTGTAGACCTTGCGGCTGTCCAGGGCGCGGGCGGCGAGCTTCGCTCCCGCCTCCCAGTAGGGCTCCGCCCTCTCCCCGAAGACGGTCTCCGTCGAGGACGTGGCGAAGGCCGAGACCTGGCGGAATTCACCGTCTTTGTTCTCCGCGACGGGCTTGCCCTGCTTGTCCACGAGGAACACGTCATCACGGTCCCCGTCGCCGTTCTTGTCCAGGTTCTCGACGAACTCGTTGTACTGCTCGAACCGGTAGAGCTTGCCCGCCCAGCCCTTGCTGCGCGAGGGCACCATGCGCGGGATGATCGCCAGCATCGACGAGTTCTGCGTCTGCAGGGTGTTGACGGCCGTGGCGGAGAACGCGTTGCTGCG from Melittangium boletus DSM 14713 includes the following:
- a CDS encoding class I SAM-dependent rRNA methyltransferase, which codes for MPRASSSLPLVRVSLKGAKSLRRGHPWVYRTELLELPDTQERGAVVSVVDPQGNPVGQAFYAQHSPLALRLLTRKGPAEEKVDEAFLRQRLEASLARRSFLRQRDGLRLVHGEADLLPGLFVDRYGAGLSVQTLSEGMDARKEWVARTLASLTGATHVVCRDDASGRDFEGLPREVRLLHGEGDARFGYHEGENLFEVNLLGDMKTGAFLDQVDNHLRAGELARGAALDLFSYHGGFALALSRSCDSVVAVEQDATAAARARENAARNGRSNVTVENANAFDVLRRYSESSQRFDTVVVDPPGLAKRREGLATALRAYHELNLRAIKCLRPEGLLVTCSCSGKLGREEFEEMVLSAAADAKRPVQILERRGAGLDHPVLGGLPETEYLKAFFVRVL
- a CDS encoding pilus assembly protein — encoded protein: MFRKLTLCLVAAMTALLRADTAVAIDQAACCLPTTSRLDSLMNPVQGGDEKFFSKTSGPPNILFIIDTSGSMHAWPTTWPTSKGCSHAFFEELGYKPNEVYPRMWTDLNDQSSDWFATNKYYTAPTGGYGVAFQKPPVASSWTSVSDACSKDVSSNAADRDLCKQCLDTKGYYIQDSSAAKRRVKGNFLNFYAPRDSGAVKVLADVVRDLNGVRFGVMAYETANDNGCWGKKSNNPSAQCLCIAQNMGPTCDKSYPLDNVAAESNRSTFLRNLTNQNGVSNGLGWDGCNTPLSDALYAAGYYFQSKAAPTPYTTFFGTHASPANANNDYTRSDGVCFECGFNAVILLTDGEPYDEGKILTLPNAIKNDPTPCTGCGTSSALHKVAKFLWEKDLRADKDGQQSVATYTIGFSEDVSSSKLLQETARLGGGEFHSARSTSELKQALVKILDNINSRSNAFSATAVNTLQTQNSSMLAIIPRMVPSRSKGWAGKLYRFEQYNEFVENLDKNGDGDRDDVFLVDKQGKPVAENKDGEFRQVSAFATSSTETVFGERAEPYWEAGAKLAARALDSRKVYTVTDNGRIKGSGKDGLINQDDALVEFNLQNIDELRQYVAVTGAPLCPSGSGTSYKPGLILDKMKLTVAQAAQLMNTARAGVVADSPSTRDEFDKLCTALVIQYVRGQDLFDEDGDGLRSEIRESVLGDIFHSTPVLVNPPSDKFLCELGVSNQCVRTLYATTEQLGGTIATPLEPTTITLNGCASGTRDVDAYDAYQYRQRMRQRLILVGANDGMLHAFRDGTGQEDASCNITYPANSTNAGEEAWAFIPSDLLPRLQDMLQGHAYYVDGDIMVRDIWVDEDGNGEKSAREFHTVAVVAEGRGGTHYFALDLRWESGERGAAAAPAFRWMFPQPCTDEAMVFGKTLFSLSGKAPPIGPVLLASTTGIEREPGKKSSERWVTMLSGGWSPGGEKGRGIYMVDVWNGKVDSRKDNLLWKWEYSPTSTMNDGNAPREYMRYGFVSPVQMTDYGSNDRPRFDGFADTAVVGDLGGQLWTLRFFEPGVIGASGLVENWSGGRAFSMDRQDTAPRSSEDIRNRAPFFYTAELALQLDNKALRAFVGTGNRYSILDEGVGTCRFDNPESCSKLGCGQTQVDYKVTRNDTDLYQVTSNWGDRVYSGGTTRTFNTSSGYDYCGSATNSSFIKASFAERKANVCARPTSGTDNYEFARTSVQCGQGGTGVFDCRVKDAGNTLFMGDVDVKASVTANSLGKNRFFGLWAYGGTANRMFDENPGKPSSNHAAQFDSRRLSDRGGVKGSGDLVNVTDVTCTLGGACTCASGSTTCDATKPFAGSDDYGWFYEYDGLSHKTASGSSVLASCAVWNSMYSTPVVSTNPRQSAACSGSFTSKARLFQGDFISGAPNCAAGFSNPSNNTFSRFQERDVVAPPPDPSMSIQVSKTGQVKYSTLFFEPGPNREQASQTQLSGSMDVLQYIYELPVPRSLHTCRHVRVNGGRSTCVPSEM
- a CDS encoding ATP-dependent helicase; the encoded protein is MDLSKLNPPQREAVVTTEGPLLVLAGAGSGKTRVITHRIVHLLDKRPNGLLARNILAVTFTNKAASEMKERLVHMAGPRAQNVLVCTFHAFGAEMLREDIYRLGWPKKFSIADQGDQAAIIKRAMRERRIDDREFDPRKVLGLISKAKNAGKTPEPLGEGLGDDYDLIAHMVYEAYQLSLKAQGSVDFDDLLILPSRLLREHEDLRRKYTSRFRYILVDEFQDTNQAQLDLLKLLASGETRNVCAVGDDDQCIYSWRGAEVRNILSYDKYFPGGKEVRLEQNYRSTQVVLDAANAVIAQNPERKAKQMWSERKGGQRIQVVSAPTEEDEARYVAQEISRLVAGGIPPDEIAVLYRVNGQAHPVEEALREKNLRYEVLSGSEFFDRREVKDVVAYFKLIANPRDETSLLRIINVPARGIGDVTMERLVAHARRDSVSLWGAMERSESYEDLPAGAATKVREFQRLVERYRESYEHGHLAQVTRQLLEEIGYKDDAKSLTSSQASAERKLASIDFVINSLETFEKREGPKASLLTYLNRLSLDTRQEEEEAPGGNKAITLMTIHASKGLEFRVVFFIGMEEELMPHKGMQGEAQNLEEERRLCYVGITRAKEALYLTRSAMRVKRGKEVPRTPSRFLDDIPPELVEVLDLDAPRKGPPTAQEQNFFANLKERFKAPQAGGGVAPRVPGGGEGPSGPVSSPPGTARAVR
- a CDS encoding caib/baif family protein, which translates into the protein MAKDRGARTSAPNAQEEAQAREEVAAMNKRAFLDQYQQLARSYTADPGNPGSYACEGCERCANCMFCRDCDSCYQCTHCTRCELCNNCSHCVECKQCHHCAYCVQSENCTGSAYVVLCRNLSDCNYCFGCVGLSKKDFHILNVPFPRTEYFKQVKRLRAELGI
- a CDS encoding metallopeptidase family protein encodes the protein MLRRGSFALCFLLLGACQRTPAPAAPPVAEVAPVPAATPAAPPAPAPLSPCKARGQAPLDAALLYLDEGQSLDALACAAQASALAPDSASAHAARGEALAALERTAEAQVAYARALALEPGHPDALLGAAHLYAVQLPSLREYDELGALYAERGLSQAEVSPEMLPRFALVSAIALNDLGQSREALQRAQLVLARHPDDAEASYEKALALFELCRFAEARAAFTRLVDDAARGAHAHYHLGLLLEREGKWPRARSHFDKARVLSPQDFPEPPMPSEAEFREEVARAVAALPEDMRRDLTGVPVRAEALPADDDLLSGEPPLSPTILGIFRGPPLSEPCDGTETPCRSVALYRLNLARAVRTREELREQIKVTLLHEVGHLRGEDDQELAARGLE